In Nematostella vectensis chromosome 3, jaNemVect1.1, whole genome shotgun sequence, the genomic window CAAGGATGAGACTCTTCATTCGCCCGCTAATCTACTGATTGCCTGTTTAGCTGCCTCGGATCTCGTTATCGGCTCTGTAACGCAGCCGTGTTATGTGGCGTATAAGACCGGTGAGCTGCTTGGCGTAACACGAGTGTCATGCGTGTTTCGGATGATTCACTGGGTCTTCGGGTGGATCTGTACCGGAGTCTCCATGTTGACAATAACGGCCATTGCTGTCGAGAGATTCCTCGCTCTTCACCTGCACCTACGATATCCTGTTATTGTGACGACTAGCAGAATACTCAAGGTCATAGCTACATTTTGGATCGCGTGCATTGCGATTATCTCATCGCTGTTCGCACTCAATTCAGACAGGTATTGGACATTTTTACCCGCACCTATACTATTAATAAATATCATTGTGACCATCGTAGCTTACTGGGAAATCTTCCGCGTTCTACAAAGACATCGCAATCAGATCCGTGACcagatggcgttacaagtcTTCAGTGAGGATAACGCAAGTAACGCGAGTGGCGTGACATGTAAAGAGAGTAGTAGCATTACCTCACGCGGAAGTGCCAAGGGGTTAAACTTCAAGCATTACCGGAAGTCTGCCGTGACGGCCGTGTATGTGTCGTTACTGCTATTGCTGTGTTACGTGCCGTTTTTCTGCGCGATGATTACGCGTGTGGTCGTGGGTTACGACACGCGAGTCAAGGTAGCGTACGAGTGCGCGGCGACCCTGGTGTACATGAACTCCACTATTAATCCCGCGTTGTACTGGAGACGAATTCCTGATATCAGGAGAGCTGTGCGTAAGTTCTTGAGGCGCTTCTGCTGCTGTCGGGATCTGCCCGTAGAGACAGACACTTTGAGCCACATGGGGAGTAGGAACGTTAGCTTTATTCGCAAGGAGAGTCACATTAGCGGAACAGGCCTTCATGGTATTACCTAACTTGATAGACGTTTTTGGGTGCGCTCTCGCCCCGCCGCAACATGCttaggcgaggcgcttattcgggagAGTCGCATATTCATTTTTCATCTTAGGCAAAGCGTTTATTTGAGaaattgtgtagttccagaaaatatccctTACCCCCATTCAGGGgtttggaaattccggggggtggggggttcaaacgcccaggaatttccagaggggagggggtaaaatgccctttttccttaacagttactgtatttatttttttccagaggGGGGAAGGTCCATGCCTCCGACCCCTTCAtaggtatggatattttctgaaaCTACACATTGCGGTTTCCAGTTTCTCGTGTGGTCTTTAATATGGAGGTAGATGGTCTCAATTATTAAATAAGAATTCTAGCTGAGCAATGGTAGGGAAACCTTAACGTAAAAATTGGCTAGACTTCGATGTGATTTTCGCGTCATTTTAATTGTGTGAACTGCGCGACCTTCAAAATACAGCGAAATGATAATGAAAGAAGAGAGAGAGCGAGAtttaagccccgtgcaaactgcgccagcaactgccagcattgctggtgAATTTTCActtgactgactataggacaaaggaaatgtcaaaatgggagtTAGACTTTtcgacatttcctttgtcttgtggtcagtcgagcaagaattcgccagcaatgctggccggttttggcgcagtttgcacagggctttagATGATTTAGAAGTTTCTAGATACATCTCTtttcaaaatataaataacaaaatcaGGATAGTTAAATTATTGGGGTGCAGAATtacgaaattaaaaaaaacgttcacATGGAGCTCTAAGTAGAAAAGCATATTTTCCTTACACATCACAAGCACTGGGactacaggcccgtacccaggatttttcttgggggtgtgcgaaatccgaaaaagtggacttaatttttccggggggggggggggggggggggagtgagggagttttctgataaaaatctaaccacccctgaaataacaaaaagggtttttttatgcctttgcagtgtctatacgggacgtttattgtcgaatttggctacataccatacttatgattttgagttttgtctacaaactacaaatagcacgtctattgagaactaAAAGTGGACTTtaggccgttgtgggggggggggggtgcgttcgcaccccctgcacccccctgggtacgggcctggactAGGCTGGAATTGCGAtgagaacgcctgggactaggctgaacacaagaaacccgataagaacgcctgggatggactaggctgaacacaggaaacccgataagaacgcctgggactaggccgaacacaggaaacccgataagaacgcctggaactAGGccgaacacaggaaacccgataacaACGCCTtggactaggctgaacacaggaaacctgaTAAGAatgcctgggactaggctgaacacaggaaacccgataacaACGCTTtggactaggctgaacacaggaaacctgataagaacgcctgggactagggtgaacacaggaaacccggtaagaacgccttgGACttggctgaacacaggaaaccctgtaagaacgcctgggactaggctgaacaca contains:
- the LOC5522153 gene encoding trace amine-associated receptor 7f; translated protein: MAQGNVTHRCFFFEPSGDGLSIVGFGPMYITTIVTCVVNSLFAVTATLTNAVILGIIVKDETLHSPANLLIACLAASDLVIGSVTQPCYVAYKTGELLGVTRVSCVFRMIHWVFGWICTGVSMLTITAIAVERFLALHLHLRYPVIVTTSRILKVIATFWIACIAIISSLFALNSDRYWTFLPAPILLINIIVTIVAYWEIFRVLQRHRNQIRDQMALQVFSEDNASNASGVTCKESSSITSRGSAKGLNFKHYRKSAVTAVYVSLLLLLCYVPFFCAMITRVVVGYDTRVKVAYECAATLVYMNSTINPALYWRRIPDIRRAVRKFLRRFCCCRDLPVETDTLSHMGSRNVSFIRKESHISGTGLHGIT